A window of the Besnoitia besnoiti strain Bb-Ger1 chromosome VI, whole genome shotgun sequence genome harbors these coding sequences:
- a CDS encoding DNA-directed RNA polymerase II RPB9 (encoded by transcript BESB_066480), whose protein sequence is MMGKSMMFCPECNNMLYPKEDKEKRQLQFLCRQCDYSRYPKKTDIAQHIVDRTNFNYKSKEDIVISSELSKDPTLGRVFDWQCRRCKGVGGVFYQLPERVAEDAMTLVYVCTRVDCGAWEIQQPDVQGAGASEDSREPNEGGSPLRASPQRARAATRLEENAEEDAADAGRDEGVSVKRPLGQDSPREDNEEDGAAGAFASEEQVELIEDDDLFGEREEGEEIFAADRGGAAAPFDEDEIYAHRPAPEAADEGERELDDVAFE, encoded by the exons ATGATGGGCAAGTCGATGATGTTTTGTCCGGAATG CAACAACATGTTGTATCCGAAGGAGGACAAGGAGAAGCGCCAGCTACAGTTCCTCTGTCGCCAGTGCGACTACTCGAGGTACCCTAAGAAAACCGACATCGCGCAGCACATTGTAGATCGCACCAACTTCAATTATAAATCCAA GGAGGACATCGTGATCTCCTCGGAGCTGTCGAAAGATCCGACGTTGGGCCGCGTGTTTGACTGGCAGTGTCGCCGCTGCaaaggcgtcggcggcgtgtTTTACCAGCTGCCTgagcgcgtcgcggaggacgccATGACGCTGGTCTACGTGTGCACGCGggtcgactgcggcgcgtgggAAATCCAGCAGCCCGACGtgcagggcgccggcgccagcgaggacTCCCGCGAGCCCAACGAGGGTGGCAGTCCCCTCCGGGCCAGTccccagcgcgcgcgagcag CGACGAGGCTCGAAGAgaacgcggaggaggacgccgcagacgccggcaggGACGAGGGCGTTTCGGTGAAGCGACCAC TGGGACAAGACTCTCCGCGCGAAGATaacgaggaggacggcgcggcgggcgcgttcGCTTCAGAAGAACAAGTCGAGTTGATTGAAGACGATGATCTCTttggcgagcgagaagagggcgaagagatCTTCGCGGCGGAtcgcggaggagccgcggcaCCCTTCGATGAAGACGAGATCTACGCTCACCGCCCGGCcccagaggccgccgacgaaggcgaacgcgaaCTCGATGACGTTGCGTTTGAGTAG